The DNA sequence ttcatctaactgcacagaataccatgctattgtttgaggagagtgcacagttatgaacttgaaaatgtattaataaaccaattaggtacgtttgggcagacttgattcaacattttgaacataaatgcaatggttcattggatcagtctaaaactttacacatacactgctgccatttaGTGGCCAAAATTGTGCCtaagctggaataatacattctGGCCTTTtgcttgcatttcaaagatgatgaaaaaataaataaataataatgataatattatcttttaccagatctaacatgtcatattctcctacattaattttacatttccacaaacttcaaagtgtttcctttcaaacagtatcaagaatatgcatatccttgcttcaggtcctgagctacaggcagttagatttgggtacgtAATTTTAgataaaaattgaaaaaaaagagtccgatccttaagaggttttaaggagaTCCCGTATAACAGCAAAATATGAAACAGCAGTTTGATCTCCATCACAGGTGACtgtggaagaaaagagagggaatgTGTTAAAACAGATGCCAGAGATGAAATCCTAAAACCAAAGCAATTGGAAAAGCTCTCATTCACAGAAGACAATGTATGGGTTTGAACCAAAAAAATAAGAAAGCAGAGGTACCTTTTCTGTGTTTCCTTAGTTCATGTCCAGTAATATGCCAGAGTTTCACCCACTCTTACCCTGAGACTTTGCATTTGAGTACCAAAATCAAGGCCTATATATATGCATCCCCTCTGAAAAAAAAGCTAACAGTGGCAGTTATTGTCTGCAAAGTTTCTTATTATATACTTTTTGTTCACATACGCAACATATAAAACTTAAAACTCTACCAATCAAAACTCTAAAAATGTATTAACTTTGACAAGTGAATCTCGTGTGTATGACTTCACTCACTCATGACTACCCAGAAAGCCTTTgtcaaaaaaaaatacaaaaattctGGCAATATATTGTTTCTGTCCAACTCAGCACAAATGTTACATTTAGTTGTGAATGCTTTTCAATATAGGACTGTGAGAGCTGCTTTTGTGAAATGTTTTGACATAGATTGAATCAAACAACCTGTAGCATATCATCTCTGTAAGTATGTTTATTTGAAAGCCAGTCCTTTAAAAAATAGTTACATACTGAATGATGTATATTACATTTAACAAACAAACTGCACATATTATTGTCTAACCAAGTGAAAGTCAAACAGGATACTAGAAATGAGGGCTGACACTGTAAGCTGCCTTTTGACAAGAAAACAATCAagataaaaaaacacacacacacacacacacattcaacaaGCATTATTAAGCAGTGCTGATATCTGAGATGCAGCTTCATCACTGTTTTGCATGATCCACATTTGCATATACACTGTCCATTTGATCCATACTGTCCATCGGATCGTCTGGACCCTGtaaagagaaatggagaaatcAGGCAGGGAAGTTAACCCTTTCTCTATCATCAAGCTATGCGCACAACACTAAATGGCCAACATGGTAAACATATATAATACCCACTGGCCACAGATGTCAAATCAACGTCTATTTCACGTTGCTTCAATGTCAtgtcattgaaatgacatggaaacaacgttgagtcaaccagtgtgtgcccagtgggtaaagACCATAATGTCCAAAGATGATGACTTAGTACATTTAGACTGTTGATATCACTATAAAGAGTACTGTCAGTTTAAAACAGATCTGCTCAGGGTGCTGTAATGTACCTGGACGTTGCCATAGACGGGCTCATCAATGACCTTCGGAGGAGGAACTTGGGTGTCATCTTTCTTCTTTGTAGTATTGACTCTGTGGAGATAGGGGAAGACAAGTATCTCACTGACACTGTAGGTCAACTCAAAGAACACATTTTAGAGTAATGTTCAGAAGAAAAAACAAAATATGTCAAACTAGCAATTTACTGAAGGATGTTTCATAGTTTTAAGCATACCTTTCAGGTTTGGTCGTTGGAGTTGTCATGGTGAAATTAGCATAATATCCAGACTCTTGCTTAGTGACACCCCTGGACCTATTAAATCAATTCAGTTATTTTAGTGAATgtgagaaaaatgtatttaaaatgtatcTGCAGTGACTAATATAAGGCAGAGGACAAGATGTTGCTATAGAAATGGATCAATGTCAGTCAAGCTGGAGTGCATCCCTCTGGGGACACCCATCAACCGGACCCACCTTTTCCTGTACTTGAAGAACCAAACAATCCCCAATACAGCAACCAGTAGAACTGCAACCACTGGGACCGTGGTGGCAATATATGTGGCCGTGGATGGCGCGTCTGTGAAAAACATTCTGATTAGGACTGAGgaatacacttaggttgcagtcattaaaacttgtttttcaaccactccatacattccttgttaacaaactattgttttggcaagtcggtcaggacatctacattgtgcacgacacaagtaatttttccaacaattgtttacagacagattatttcacttacaactcactgtatcacaattccaatgggtgagaagtttacacacacaaagttgactgtgcatttaaacagcttggaaaattccagaaaatgatgtcatggctttagaagcttctgataggctaactgacatcatttgagcaattggatgtgtacctgtggatgtatttcaaggcctaccttcaaactcagtgactttgcttgacatcatgggaaaatcaaaagaaatcagccaaaacctcagaaagaaaattgtagagctccaagtctggttcatccttgggagcaattaccaaacgcctgaaggtaacacattcatctgtacaaacaatagtacgcaagtataaacaccatgggaccacgcagccgtcatactgctcaggaaggagacgcgttctgtctcctagagatgaacgtactttggtgcaaaaagtgcaaatcagtcccagaacaacagcaaaggaccttgtgaagatgctggaggaaaaaaaagcaaaagtatctatatccactttaaaacgagtcctatatcgacataacctgaaaggcagctcagcaaggaagaagccactgcttcaaaactgccataaaaaagccagactatggtttgcaaatgCACACTGGGACAAAgaacgtactttttggagaaatgtcctctggtctgatgaaacaaaaatagaactgtttggccataatgaccattgttatgtttggagaaaaagggggaggcttgcaagccgaagaacaccatcccaaccgtgaagcactggggtggcagcatcatgttgtgggggtgctttgctgcaggagggactggtgcacttcacaaaatacagtgccttgcgaaagtattcggcccccttgaactttgcgaccttttgccacatttcaggcttcaaacataaagatataaaactgtaatttttttgtgaagaatcaacaacaagtgggacacaatcatgaagtggaatgacatttattggatatttcaaacttttttaacaaatcaaaaactgaaaaattgggcgtgcaaaattattcagcccctttactttcagtgcagcaaactctctccagaagttcagtgaggatctctgaatgatccaatgttgacctaaatgactaatgatgataaatacaatccacctgtgtgtaatcaagtctccgtataaatgcacctgcactgtgatagtctcagaggtccgttaaaagcgcagagagcatcatgaagaacaaggaacacaccaggcaggtccgagatactgttgtgaagaagtttaaagccggatttggatacaaaaagatttcccaagctttaaacatcccaaggagcactgtgcaagcaataatattgaaatggaaggagtatcagaccactgcaaatctaccaagacctggccgtccctctaaactttcagctcatacaaggagaagactgatcagagatgcagccaagaggcccatgatcactctggatgaactgcagagatctacagctgaggtgggagactctttccataggacaacaatcagtcgtatattgcacaaatctggcctttatggaagagtagcaagaagaaagccatttcttaaagatatccataaaaaatgtcatttaaagtttgccacaagccacctgggagacacaccaaacatgtggaagaaggtgctctggtcagatgaaaccaaaattgaactttttggcaacaatgcaaaacgttatgtttggcgtaaaagcaacacagctcatcaccctgaacacatcgtccccactgtcaaacatggtggtggcagcatcatggtttgggcctgcttttcttcagcggggacagggaagatggttaaaattgatgggaagatggatggagccaaatacaggaccattctggaagaaaacctgatggagtctgcaaaagacctgagactgggacggagatttgtcttccaacaagaaaatgatccaaaacataaagcaaaatctacaatggaatggttcaaaaataaacatatccaggtgttagaatggccaagtcaaagtccagacctgaatccaatcgagaatctgtggaaagaactgaaaactgctgttcacaaatgctctccatccaacctcactgagctcgaactgttttgcaaggaggaatgggaaaaaatgtcagtctctcgatgtgcaaaactgatagagacataccccaagcgacttacagctgtaatcgcagcaaaaggtggcgctacaaagtattaacttatgggggctgaataattttgcacgcccaatttttcagtttttgatttgttaaaaaagtttgaaatatccaataaatgtcgttccacttcatgattgtgtcccacttgttgttgattcttcacaaaaaaatacagttttatatctttatgtttgaagcctgaaatgtggcaaaaggtcgcaaagttcaagggggccgaatactttcgcaaggcactgtagatggcatcatgaagacgGAAAatgatgttgatatattgaagcaacatctcaagacatcagtccggaagttaaagcttggttgcaaatgggtcttccaaatggacaatgaccccaagcatagttccaaagttgtggcaaaatggattaaggacaacaaagtcaaggtattggagtggccatcacaaaaccctgacctcaagcctatggAAAATGTATGGGCCACACAGTGATTTCAATTACAGAATTTAATgattgtgatatgagaaaactgaggatggatcaacaacattgtagttactccacaataataacctaactgacagagtgaaaaaaaggaAGTATGTacggaataaaaatattccaaagcatgcatcctgttggcaaattattattatttttgttacaTTTATGTCCCgaatacaaaacattatgtttggggcaaatctaacacatcgctgagtaccactcttcatacgttcaagcatggtggtggatgcatcatgttatgggtatacttgtcatcAGCAATGACTATGGAGttaaaaaattgtaaaaaaaaaatggaatggagataagcacaggcaaaatcctagaagaaatcctggttcagtctgctttccaacagacacgggaagacaaattcacctttcagcaggacaataacctataacacaaggccaaatttacactggagttgcttaccaaaatctatggcaagacttgaaaatgtctgttaaaaacctcttagaactacccatcccggatccagtATAtgtgtcatcagcaacgctgaatagcatagcgcaacagtaaaaacatattactagaaaatattcatattcatgaaatcacaagtgaaatatagcgaaacacagcttagccttttgttaatcaccctgtcgtctcagattttgaaatgatgctttacagcgaaagcaatacagacgtttgtgtaagtttatcaatagcctaacatagcattatgtacacttagcatcagaaagcttggtcacgaaaatcagaaaagcaatcaaatgaaccatttacctttgatgatcttcggatgttttcactcacaagactcccagttagacagcatatgttccttttttccataaAGATCTTTTTTATATCcgaatacctccgttagtttggtgcgttatgcccaggaatccaccggaaatagcggtcacgacaacgcagacaaaaattccaaattatatccataatatcgacagaaacatggcaaacgtttgtTATAATCaagcctcaaggtgtttttcaaatatctattcgataatatatcaaccgggacagttggcttttcactaggaccgggaggaacaatggccgcctCTCTCTTTTGTGCAAAAATcactgagagcccccacctgacCACTTACGtaatgtggtcgttcacgctcattcttcaaaataaaggcctgaaactatgtctaaaggctgtagacaccttagggaagccatagaaaaataaATCTGGTTGATATGCCTTTCAATggtcaatagggacgcataggaacacagagctttcaaaataagagtcacttcctgattggatttttctcaggctttcgcctgcaatataagttatgttatactcacagacaatatttttacagttttggaaactttagagtgttttctatcctaagctgtcaattatatgcatattctagcatctggtgctgagaaataggccgtttactttgggaacgttatttttccaaaaataaaaatagtgccacCTAGCTTCAAGAGCAATGATcaacatccaacttgacagagcttgaagaattaaaaaaaactatgtgcaaatattgtacaattcaagtgtgcaaagctcttagagacttacccaggaagactcacagctgtaatcactgccaaagctgattataacatgtattgactcagggttgtgaatacttacgtaaataagctatttcattatttaattttcaatagtttctaaaaacatgttttatcttTCTCACTATGGGGTATTTTATgtagatcagtggaggctgctgaggggaggatggctcattataatggctggaacggagtaaatggaatggcatcaaacacatggaaaccatgtgtttgatgtatttgataccattccactaattctgcttcagtcattaccacgagcctgtcctcccaaattaaggtgccagcaacctcctgtggtgtaaataggtgagagagaaaaaaatattgaatccattttgaattcatgttgttgtaacacaacaacatgtggaataagtcaaagggtatgaatacttcctgaaggcactgtagatatagcAGTGTCTACTAGAGTCTACTTACATTCTGTGGTGGCTAGTGGGACTATAGTTGTGGAATCAACTGAGAAGACAAAGACATTGTTATTGCTGTTATCAACTGTGTCAGGTCCACTAGTCATTTCTAAAGTAAACCAATATCTGATTCAGAGCAACATTTTAAATTTGGTGTGTACGTGAAAATTCTAAGCTGAGTATTTCACCTGTGTTTGACATGTCCTTTGGTATGGTTGAAATAGTCCCGGAGGTTCCTGAATGGAAAAAAATACAGTAGGGATTAGTTTCCTCCAAATCAAAGGAATGACACACTGCACTGAACAAAGGCACTTTACATTGCATCCTCTACTGCTTACCAGATATTTGAATGGAGACAAGTTCTTTTTTAAAACTGAAGTTGTCGGCTCCAGTGGCAATTCTCAAGTAGTAGAAGTGCCCAATGTCGCCATGTTGAATTATATTGATCTTCAGGGAGCAGTTTCCCTTGGTGATATTTCCTGTCAGGTTGGTCCTGGTTTGAAAACTCTTGATGACGAATGTGTTGTTGGGGTGATAGAGGAATTCATTCTTGTCGTTATCATTGATGTTTAGTGTAGTATTTCCCCGGCGTTTCCAGTATGCTTGGATAGGCCCTTTAGATTGGGACGGGGGATAGGTAACATTGCATGGTATGGTCACATCTTCTCCCAATTTGGTAAAAACAACTTTCGGGTAATCAGCTTTCCAAACCACACCTGTGTTTGAATTAACGACAAAGGTATTATTCAGTTCATGTTGTTTAGACATAACATAAGAAAACACTGAGTGCATATTGACATAAAAATGATTCACATACCACTAGTGCCAGAGGCCTGAGACAAAATGAGCATCATCACAATCCACATCAATGGGCTCATCTGGTCCAACAGAGAGATTTAAAAGTTAACTCTAACTAATGACGCATCGGATTCCTAATATCGTTTACGTTGTGTTAAAGATACCTGGTGTCAGATGGCGCTCCCATCATAATTGTGTCAAACCAAATACAACATTACCACTGACCAACAAGCATAGCACAGACTGTAAAGCACTGGGAAATAATGTTGGTtcagcaacaacaaaataaaAACTCAAAGCTACAGAGGATACTCACTGTGTTGTGAAAAGAGGTGCCAAAACATGAGGCTACAGGTCCAAGGAAAACACCAGCAGTGACCATGGCACCGGCACATGTCTTAAAAGCCAACTGCTTCCAATAAAATGAGTGACTAGCAGTTATATCGAGAGTGGTGTCAAAAGTATTGCATGTATATTTCCTGTTACTTAACAATGATGGTGGTTGAACAAAACAAATTGAGGAAGTTTAGTGTAAATGTGAAAACTGAAAGTTGGCTAATTACTTGAGAcacagctagcacataatgttctgagaaccatatgtttcttcttttacctttatttaactaggcaagtcagttaagaacaaattattattttcaatgacagcctaggaacagtaggttaactacccttgtttaggggcagaatgacagatttgaccttgtcagcatggggatttgatcttgcaacctttcggttactagtccaacgctctaaccactaggctgcctgccgccccgtcttagagcttggtgagagtgtggttgtcctatggttattttgaacacaaccttcccacaacattCTGGGAACGGTGCAGGATACCCAGATGGCACATTACGTTTTGAGAACCGTATGTTTGTtgggtgggaatttcagtacttcagcatgttttctgcaggttttcctcatggttctatttaacgtcatgttctcagaacattaagataACTTTTCATAAAAaccacaatacattttttaaattgggcCTGTTTGTACATCCTGTTGgcgcagtggactaatccatGAATAGAaaacagaagatcataggtttgaatctcaccgATGCCTTGCCACAACAATAATAAATGCCTAAACAAATGAATTTCCATgggttcaaaacagttaacccaaaCTAAGCCATCAGTgttattgaaacatgttctcagaatgttatttaattaccttcaaatagCCTATCATTTTTGATCTCAGAATGTTAATAAAAtgtcccaggaaaactttcagggtTCCATGAtgaaatgttctcagaacctccctgtacCCTAAAAAttaacattcccagaacaggctaAATTGTCACGtctgttctcagaatgtttaaaaaacataacattttaccggtcaggaaactTATGGCTTCGATCCCAGAACCCATGGGTAACTAAAAATGTACATTCATTCCCACAACTGCCAAGGACCCagatgtttttctctctctcactctatcagtAAGGGAGatatgagaaagagagatatgaCCCAGGGTATACAGTTTTGGACTGTAAATACAATCATCTCTAACCTGTGGTTGCCGAAGAGattttgtcatgctgaaaagCTGAGAGTCATGAGGCTTCCATTGCACACAAGGTAGAGCTCTGTTAGCTAGGTATTATGTTAGAGAGGGGCTGCCACGGGGTGGGGATTGTGGGGTAGTGAGTATGAGTGTAACTGATGCATGATCAGGAACGCAGAAAACATTTCTCATATTTCTcaatctctctgcctttctctcatccctgtctcgatctctctatctctcacgcctctgtctttctctcacctctttatcgctcacccctctctgtctttctcttacccctctctgtctttctctcacccctttctgtctttctctcacccctctatctttcacccctctctgtctttctctcacccctctctggaACTTTTAAAGTAGAAAAACAAAACCACTTTTTATTCTTTAGGCCTTTGCAAGGTCAATGATTTAAACATTAAATATTTCTGATATCCACAACCTGATGCTCACAAAAACCTACATTGGAAACCACAGTGGGTTTgacacatctatatatatatgttttacctcAACAGTGTAGCTAGAGCAACAGGAAATGGAAGTTAAGGAAGTAAAGTTGGTTATTGTAATTGTTGCGGTACTATTTGGGGGCATAAGGTAAGACTTTAATGACAAATGTAGTCAATTTCTTCTTTGAATCTCTTGTCTGGATGAAATTCTTCCACTATTCAACCCATAAAATCTGACTTTAGGTATAATACAACATGCTAATTATTTGGCTCTTCTTGTTGCTGTAAGGAATGACTACCTTTCACATTGTCCTAATTGTGATCATCCTTCTCAAAGGTAATGGTTTTTATCTTGTTTGGGTTTTAATTTAGTTTTGTGCAGTTGGCAGACACAAACCCCAATGTTAACTATAGGAGAGATTTAAACAGGTGCATCTAGTTTCACTATTGTATACTCTCTTTTGTCTTGATGGCAAAGAAAGTCATCCTCTTGACAGAAATATAGTTATTTACAAAATGGGttgttcaagccctgaatgctgattggctgacagccgtggtgtatcagaccgtataccacgggtgtgataaaacatgtatttttactgctctaattacgttggtaaccagtttataatagcaataaggcacctcaggggtttgtgatatatggccaatataccacggctaagggggctgtgtccaggcactccgcattgcgttgagcgtaagaacagcccttaaccgtggcatattggccatataccacacccccttggtccttattgcttaattataccatAACGAGAACATTTGTCACAAGTATTTGTCTATTCTGTTGTCCAGTCCCTCATCAGGCTTTCTGTCATGTATGGGTGGACCAGGACCCTGTGGTGACCAGCACACTGGGCCAGAAAGTCTCCATGGGATGCCGTGTCCTGTCGGACAGCGGGGAGCTGATCACTGGCTGCAGGGCAGAGTGGTACATCAACACGGCCACACATGGCCAGAGGAAGGTGTGGAGGGAGATGGGTGACTTGCCCCGATTCAAGGGGAGGTTTCAGAAAACCTATGACCTGAACACAACAGATACAAGCATCCTGATGATCTGGTTAGAGCTGCATGACATAGGCTACTACTTCTGCACTCTTCAGTGCTGCGTCAATGGGAAGGACAAGCAGTACCATGGCAATGGGACAAGACTCCTCATCAGCGaggctacacacacaccttatgGGTTAATATTTACCTCAGTTATCCCAggtaatacaacaaagaaaatgCACATATTAGgttaaaaaaatatcacatttattccCTTGCTATTGTATTGCTCAAAAATGTATCAAGTTATCATACAGATGACAGTTGTCCTTCCCTTTGTAGTTAATGTTTTCAATACGATTTTGTTCTTAAGGTGCAGAAGAGGAGAATACTTCAGAGATGCAACTCTTTTATTTTTATGCTTTTCTGGCAGTGAAGCTGTTGGTCATCATAGTGCTTGGAGGACTCACAATCAGTTCTTAAAGATGTAATTTGGACaatttaaaggttaaataaaaaaatgtgaagTAGTTAATCAATTCATTAATGGAAAAAAGCCCAACATATTGTATGGTCATTATATTAGTCATGAATTAGAactcctttctagggagtttttcctagccactgtgcttctacacctgcattgcttgctgtttggggttttaggctgggtttctgtacagcactttgagatatcagctgatgtacgaagggctatataaatacatttgatttgatttagtttgtACTTTTAGTATTGCACTGAATTTGCATTTCACAGATCACTTCCATTCATAGTGTGGGAGGAAATGTAAATATTTGGGTGTAGGGTGATAAAAGAGCAGTTTAGACTAGTTAGCTGTAGGCCTAGTCCATCATAAAATGCCAAGAATATGAATGAAGGCGTTTCACTTTCAAACGCTTATGTCAGATTGACCATGTGTAGCCTAGCCTTATACAGTAGAACTAGTTATCTCGTAAAAACCACTAGGTAAGCGTTAAAATGCTCATGTAGCGGAAGAATTGCGGCTTTCAACCCGACATAAAAACCAGAATGTAGGCCTCACACACAAAACAGTAAGGTTCAGTCAAATGACTGACTCACAGGAAGATCTTTGGTCGTGAGGTTTAAGTGGGCAGAGCATAGAAGTCTTACACATCATTCCTGCCTGAACTGGAACATGTCCTAACTCCTGTGTATTGAAGCCTATTCCATTTAAAATCGGGGTGCAGCATAAACATAAAAGTGAAAGGAACGTAAAACGCAACTTTTTATTTTGCAACAAACAAATGTAGCGGGCACTCAAACCGGTTTCACGGGGAGGAATGTTTGTGTTTTACACTTCGTGTCGTTAGTGAGAATATACATCATGGACACTCTACAGGAGAACGGGCTACCGCACTCACCTGCACTCGATATTCCCGGTCGTGAAAGTACCGCCAAAGAACTCGGGGTATGTGGGACTCCCCTTATTAAAACAAAGGGCAATAATGGAACAACGGAAAGAAGTTCACCTGCCAATCATGTCACGGCGGAGTTTGGCAACCAGCAGTTGTACCAAGTACCATTGGTAAACGCTCCTGCTCCTTCCACGACACCTCTCGGGttacctggagttatggacatagAAGGGAGAGTGGACGAGTCCAGGGGAAAAATCTGGAACATGGGGAAATCAGGAACATGGGGAAAAATCCCCCCTTTTCATCGATGCacattc is a window from the Oncorhynchus tshawytscha isolate Ot180627B linkage group LG03, Otsh_v2.0, whole genome shotgun sequence genome containing:
- the LOC112226926 gene encoding uncharacterized protein LOC112226926 isoform X1, translating into MVTAGVFLGPVASCFGTSFHNTMSPLMWIVMMLILSQASGTSGVVWKADYPKVVFTKLGEDVTIPCNVTYPPSQSKGPIQAYWKRRGNTTLNINDNDKNEFLYHPNNTFVIKSFQTRTNLTGNITKGNCSLKINIIQHGDIGHFYYLRIATGADNFSFKKELVSIQISGTSGTISTIPKDMSNTVDSTTIVPLATTEYAPSTATYIATTVPVVAVLLVAVLGIVWFFKYRKRSRGVTKQESGYYANFTMTTPTTKPERVNTTKKKDDTQVPPPKVIDEPVYGNVQGPDDPMDSMDQMDSVYANVDHAKQ
- the LOC112226926 gene encoding uncharacterized protein LOC112226926 isoform X2 gives rise to the protein MCRCHGHCWCFPWTCSLMFWHLFSQHSVVWKADYPKVVFTKLGEDVTIPCNVTYPPSQSKGPIQAYWKRRGNTTLNINDNDKNEFLYHPNNTFVIKSFQTRTNLTGNITKGNCSLKINIIQHGDIGHFYYLRIATGADNFSFKKELVSIQISGTSGTISTIPKDMSNTVDSTTIVPLATTEYAPSTATYIATTVPVVAVLLVAVLGIVWFFKYRKRSRGVTKQESGYYANFTMTTPTTKPERVNTTKKKDDTQVPPPKVIDEPVYGNVQGPDDPMDSMDQMDSVYANVDHAKQ